A stretch of the Cellulomonas sp. WB94 genome encodes the following:
- a CDS encoding signal peptidase I, protein MSVATRITAVLVALLIGATAAGGVLFHEGYRLFAITSGSMVPAFEVGDLAVTQPPGGVYALGDVITFHSGTGKLTTHRISKIDDGAIQTRGDANVTPDVSLQDAGNVVGRVIRVIPHAGFVLVFFRQPTGVLALMAALVNLVLLWELFFATAHDSVTAPTLRLPRTVTYGLR, encoded by the coding sequence ATGTCCGTCGCAACCCGCATCACCGCCGTCCTGGTCGCGCTGCTCATCGGGGCGACCGCGGCCGGAGGAGTCCTGTTCCACGAGGGCTACCGGCTGTTCGCCATCACGTCCGGGTCGATGGTCCCCGCGTTCGAGGTCGGCGACCTCGCCGTCACGCAACCTCCGGGTGGCGTCTACGCGCTCGGGGACGTCATCACCTTCCACTCCGGCACCGGGAAGCTCACCACGCACCGGATCAGCAAGATCGACGACGGTGCCATCCAGACCCGGGGCGACGCGAACGTCACCCCGGACGTGTCCCTGCAGGACGCCGGCAACGTCGTCGGCCGCGTCATCCGGGTGATCCCCCATGCGGGGTTCGTGCTCGTCTTCTTCCGCCAGCCGACCGGGGTGCTCGCCCTGATGGCGGCCCTGGTGAACCTCGTCCTGCTGTGGGAACTGTTCTTCGCTACCGCTCACGACTCCGTCACGGCCCCAACCCTGCGCTTGCCTCGAACTGTCACCTACGGTCTGCGTTGA
- a CDS encoding SDR family oxidoreductase has protein sequence MSEQTSATKVFLITGAGRGLGVHLAQAALAAGHAVVATGRDTHKVEQAIGAHPDLLAVALDITDPAAAEAAAAAAVDRFGCIDVLVNNAGNFYAGYFENISDAQFRAQMETNFFGPLNVTRAVLPVMRRQRAGQVITVTSTAGLIGQEFCAAYAASKFALEGWMESLRFDLAPYGISTMAVEPGFFRTDLLVEGASTLWPELQIEDYTERTASTIEAWKAMNGQQGGDPARLARALVSLSDSGDLPLRFVAGADAVAGVEENLTTIKAQIDAHRDLSASLSYDS, from the coding sequence ATGAGCGAGCAGACGTCGGCCACGAAGGTCTTCCTGATCACCGGGGCCGGTCGCGGGCTGGGCGTGCACCTCGCCCAGGCAGCCCTGGCCGCCGGGCACGCGGTCGTCGCCACCGGGCGTGACACCCACAAGGTGGAGCAGGCGATCGGGGCGCACCCCGACCTGCTCGCCGTCGCGCTGGACATCACCGACCCCGCCGCGGCCGAGGCGGCCGCCGCGGCAGCGGTCGACCGGTTCGGGTGCATCGACGTGCTGGTGAACAACGCCGGGAACTTCTACGCCGGCTACTTCGAGAACATCAGCGACGCGCAGTTCCGCGCGCAGATGGAGACGAACTTCTTCGGTCCGCTGAACGTCACTCGCGCGGTCCTGCCGGTCATGCGCCGCCAGCGCGCCGGCCAGGTCATCACCGTGACCTCGACCGCGGGCCTGATCGGGCAGGAGTTCTGCGCCGCGTACGCGGCCTCGAAGTTCGCCCTCGAGGGGTGGATGGAGTCCCTGCGGTTCGACCTGGCCCCCTACGGCATCTCGACCATGGCCGTCGAGCCGGGCTTCTTCCGCACCGACCTGCTCGTCGAGGGCGCATCCACCCTCTGGCCCGAGCTGCAGATCGAGGACTACACCGAGCGCACCGCGTCGACGATCGAGGCATGGAAGGCCATGAACGGGCAGCAGGGCGGCGACCCCGCACGGCTCGCCCGTGCGCTGGTCAGCCTGTCCGACTCCGGCGACCTGCCGCTGCGGTTCGTCGCCGGCGCCGACGCCGTGGCCGGCGTCGAGGAGAACCTGACCACCATCAAGGCGCAGATCGACGCGCACCGGGACCTCTCGGCATCCCTGTCCTACGACTCCTGA
- a CDS encoding helix-turn-helix transcriptional regulator, protein MDNRDEVKNFLSTRRARLTPQAAGLIAYSANRRVPGLKRSEVADLAGVSVEYYAQLERGNLSGVSDAVLEALGRALQLDDAERAHLTDLARAAGPASRTRRPPAALQVRPTVQRLLDLIGETVPAIVNNGRLDAVAGNALGRALFAPVYATPAHPPGAPANHGRFTFLDDRAHDFWIDWERAADDAVAQLRTEAGRDPYDRALTDLVGELSTRSPAFRTRWAAHDVRLHQAGVKHFHHPVVGDLHLDYEAMELPAQPGLTLIAFTAPAGSPDEDAIHLLSSWAATHATIQELGAARRRD, encoded by the coding sequence GTGGACAACCGTGACGAGGTCAAGAACTTCCTGAGCACCCGCCGGGCCCGGCTCACCCCGCAGGCCGCCGGCCTGATCGCGTACAGCGCCAACCGGCGCGTGCCCGGGCTCAAGCGCAGCGAGGTGGCCGACCTGGCCGGGGTCAGCGTCGAGTACTACGCGCAGCTCGAACGCGGCAACCTCAGCGGGGTGTCCGACGCCGTCCTGGAGGCTCTGGGCCGCGCGCTGCAGCTGGACGACGCCGAACGCGCACACCTGACTGACCTGGCGCGCGCCGCCGGCCCGGCGTCCCGCACCCGGCGCCCTCCCGCGGCACTCCAGGTCCGACCGACCGTGCAGCGACTGCTCGACCTCATCGGCGAGACCGTTCCGGCGATCGTGAACAACGGCCGCCTCGATGCCGTGGCCGGCAACGCCCTGGGACGAGCGCTGTTCGCCCCGGTGTACGCCACGCCGGCCCACCCGCCAGGCGCGCCCGCCAACCATGGCCGCTTCACGTTCCTCGACGACCGCGCCCACGACTTCTGGATCGACTGGGAACGCGCGGCCGACGACGCCGTGGCCCAGCTGCGCACGGAAGCCGGCCGCGACCCCTACGACCGGGCGCTGACCGACCTGGTGGGGGAGCTCTCCACCCGCAGCCCCGCGTTCCGGACCCGGTGGGCCGCGCACGACGTGCGCCTGCACCAGGCCGGCGTCAAGCACTTCCACCACCCCGTCGTCGGCGACCTGCACCTCGACTACGAGGCCATGGAGCTGCCCGCCCAGCCCGGGCTGACCCTGATCGCCTTCACTGCCCCGGCGGGCTCACCCGACGAGGACGCCATCCACCTGTTGTCGAGCTGGGCCGCGACCCACGCCACGATCCAGGAGCTCGGCGCGGCTCGGCGCCGGGACTGA